Sequence from the Segatella copri genome:
AACCCGGGAGATTTGGATTATCATCTTCTGGAGAAACTGGGCGAGGTGGTAGTTTATCCTCGCACATCAGATGCAGAGAAAGTGGAACGTGCCAAGGATGCCGACATCATCCTTCTGAACAAGGTACAGATAGATGCAGAGACGCTGGCGCAGCTTCCTAAACTGAAATACATCGGTATCCAGGCTACCGGTTTCAACGTGGTAGACATCGAGGCTGCCAAGAAACAGGGCATCATCGTAACCAATATACCAGCCTACAGCACCGACAGCGTGGCACAGATGACCTTCGCCCTCATCCTTGCCGTAACCAACCGCGTAGAGCATTACACCCAGGAGAACCGCAACGAGCGCTGGGCTTACAATAAGGATTTCTGTTATTGGGATACCCCACTGATGGAACTTGCCGGCAAGACCCTGGGTATCATGGGACTGGGCAATATCGGCATGAAAGTTGCCAACATCGCCCGCCAGTTTGGCATGAACATCTGTGCCTGCACCAGCAAGAATTCGAGCGATCTGCCTGAGTGGATCCAGAAGGTGAGCAAGGAGGGTTTGCTTGCCACGAGCGATATTCTCTCGCTCCATTGTCCGCTTTCTGATGACACCTATCATTTCATCAATAAGGAGAGTCTGGAGAAGATGAAGGATACCGCCATCCTGGTTAATACGGGTCGCGGTCCGCTGGTAGATGAGGAGGCCGTAGCTGCTGCCCTTCACGAAGGCAGTCTGGGTGCCTACTGTGCCGACGTAATGGCTCAGGAGCCGCCATCAAAGGAGAATCCGCTCTTCGGCGAGCCTAATGCTTACCTCACCCCTCATATTGCCTGGGCCACCTACGAGGCTCGCGAGCGCCTGAACAAGCAGGTAGCCGCCAACGTCAAGGCATTTCTCGAGGGCAATCCGATTAATGTCGTGAATAAGTAAGAATGCTACTTTAAAAATCTGCATTTCTTAAATGAAGACAGCCAACCTTCAATATCCCAATTGAAAGTTGGCTGTTTACTTTTTCTTATAGTTTTCTTCTGAACTGCCTAATCAGGTACTTGGGATTTCGTCTCATATTCCATAAGTCAACAAGAATAATTCTATCGTATTCCGCATCATATCGATAGATGATTTTCCAATTTTTATTCAAACAATTGCATGATATCCATACAGAAGAATTCTTCAAATGGAATACCATCGGTGCCAACAACGATTGATTTCAGAGGATGGAATTTCTCTTGAAACATAGGAATACCACTATTCATGCCTCTCTTTCCACTCTTAACCTCTATGGCAACGAAATCTCCTTGTGACTCCAGGATATAATCCACCTCATTATTATGATCTCGCCAATAATAGAGATGACAGTCATTGTCCTCCACAAAATCGAGAAGACAAGTACCCACTGCCGATTCCACCCATCTGCCCCAAATCATTGGGTCAACATAATCTTTGTCAAACCCCTTACCGCGATATGCCGTGAACAAAGCATTGTTAAACACTGTAAACTTTGGGATAGACTGTCTCTTACGAGCCTCATCGCATGCAAACTTTTGAAGTCCGCAAAGCAAGTTGGCTTGCTTCAATATTTCGAGATAAGAAGACAAAGTCGTGACATTGCCTGCATCTTGCAATTGTCCAAGCATTTTGGTGAGTGACAACAACTCACCAGAATAAGAACAACCTACCTCAAAAAGCTGTGACATGAGTGAAGGCTTGTAAATATTCGAAGTCAAGAGAACATCCTTTTCAATGGCAGGTGCCACAAGAGAATCCTTGACATATTTCCTCCAACGCCTAAAATCCCCTATATAATCCACCGAGCCTGGATAACCTCCAAAATAAATCCATTGTTGGAGTGATAACCCGAAGGCAGCTTTCATTTCCGGAAAAGTCCAATGCCCCATACGAATCAACTCGAATCTACCAGCTAAAGACTCGGTTAGCCCTTTGCGCAAAAGCAAGCGAGACGAACCAAGCAATACGACTTTCAGGTTTACATGATTTAGGGTATCGGCATCCCACTCTCTCTTCACATATTCACTCCATCTGCGTATTTTCTGTATCTCGTCTATTACAAGAACAGCTTCTTGCAAATGCTGAATATCCATTCGGCTTCGAACAGACTCCCAAGAACGTCGAATCCAATCCGAATCTTCTTCATTTACAGAATCAGCATTAAATTGAAATACTACCTTATCAATAGTCTCTGCTATTTGCGCCATAACTGTTGATTTGCCAACCTGTCTTGGTCCTGCCAAAACAAATATACACTTACGTCTTTCGCTCAACCTACTCAACATCAAGTTGTAATGTGGTCTTCTATACTCACCCATATTCTTTAATTTGTAATATTAAACAACTCAATTCTTTATAACGAATTACTCAATTCTTTGTCACAAATTACTCAATTCTACGTCACGAATTACTCAATTCTACTTTGCAAAGATACAAAGAATAGATGAGTAAACACATTACCCATGATTATTTTTTAGCATTCTTAACTCATCATACAGCTTTGCCCCTCTCCTTCACGCGCTTAAGATGCACCTGGCCAGATTATACATCTTCTCATAATGCTGACGAAACATTCGTTCTATATTCTTTTCCTGTTTCATACACTATCAGTTGAGCCCAGCAAAAAACTAAGCAAAACTCTGACTTTTTCCCTATCTCCTCTTCACCAAAACATAGATGATGACGGGAGCGCCGAATAGCGGGGTGACGGCATTCAGCGGGATGATGCCACCGTCCGACGGAAGGGTGCAGAAGAGATTGCAGAGAAGGGCAATGGATGCACCCATCAACATCGTGACGGGCAACAGTCGGCGATGATTCTCCGTGCTGATGATGAGGCGGGCGATATGCGGCGTTGCCAGGCCGATGAAGGCAATGGGACCGCAGAAGGCAGTAACCACTGCCGTAAGAAGACCGGTGATGATGAGCAGAACGATGCGCAGACGCCTGATGTTGAAGCCCAGATTCTCGGCATACAGCTCGCCTAACAGCATGGCGTTCAGCGGTTTTACAAGGAGCAGAGATGCAGCCAGGGCAATGAGGGTTAACGGGATGAAGAACATCATCTGCTGGCTCGAAACATTGCCAAAGCTGCCCATGCCCCAAACCATATACGATTTCACGCCCTCTGCCGTGCTGAAGAAATTGAGCAATGAGATGGCGCTGCTTGCCAGATAACCCACCATCAGTCCGATGATGAGCAGTACCGTATGGCTGCGCACAATGGCAGAAAAGAAGGTGATGATGCCCATCACCACCATAGCCCCTATAAAGGCTGCGATGAGGATAGCCAGGAAACCGCCGATGGCATAGTTGCCGGCATCGCCCAGAAAACCTACCCCTAAATCATCCAGGGCAATATTGCCGCCAAAGGCAAGCATCACGATGGCTACCGCCAGTCCGGCTCCGCTGCTGATACCGAACACGTCAGGACCCGCCAGAGGATTGCGAAAGGCTGTCTGCAGGAGCAAGCCGCTCGTGGCGAGGGCTGCGCCCGAAAGCAAAGCGGCAATCGCCGCCGGCAGTCGCGATTCCAACAGAATATAGCGGTAGGTTTCGTCAGTCTGAGAACCCGAAATAATCGCCCCCACGTCCTGCCACGGGATGTTTACACTCCCCCATGTCAGGTTGGCGAAAAACAGTATGATAATGGCGATTGCCCCTAAAACGATGGTTTTCATTCACTAAAACTATTTCTTGTAAAATCTCTGATTAAAGCCCTATTTCTTATAGAATC
This genomic interval carries:
- a CDS encoding ATP-binding protein, with translation MGEYRRPHYNLMLSRLSERRKCIFVLAGPRQVGKSTVMAQIAETIDKVVFQFNADSVNEEDSDWIRRSWESVRSRMDIQHLQEAVLVIDEIQKIRRWSEYVKREWDADTLNHVNLKVVLLGSSRLLLRKGLTESLAGRFELIRMGHWTFPEMKAAFGLSLQQWIYFGGYPGSVDYIGDFRRWRKYVKDSLVAPAIEKDVLLTSNIYKPSLMSQLFEVGCSYSGELLSLTKMLGQLQDAGNVTTLSSYLEILKQANLLCGLQKFACDEARKRQSIPKFTVFNNALFTAYRGKGFDKDYVDPMIWGRWVESAVGTCLLDFVEDNDCHLYYWRDHNNEVDYILESQGDFVAIEVKSGKRGMNSGIPMFQEKFHPLKSIVVGTDGIPFEEFFCMDIMQLFE
- a CDS encoding D-2-hydroxyacid dehydrogenase, which produces MKIVILDGYAANPGDLDYHLLEKLGEVVVYPRTSDAEKVERAKDADIILLNKVQIDAETLAQLPKLKYIGIQATGFNVVDIEAAKKQGIIVTNIPAYSTDSVAQMTFALILAVTNRVEHYTQENRNERWAYNKDFCYWDTPLMELAGKTLGIMGLGNIGMKVANIARQFGMNICACTSKNSSDLPEWIQKVSKEGLLATSDILSLHCPLSDDTYHFINKESLEKMKDTAILVNTGRGPLVDEEAVAAALHEGSLGAYCADVMAQEPPSKENPLFGEPNAYLTPHIAWATYEARERLNKQVAANVKAFLEGNPINVVNK
- a CDS encoding iron ABC transporter permease, translated to MKTIVLGAIAIIILFFANLTWGSVNIPWQDVGAIISGSQTDETYRYILLESRLPAAIAALLSGAALATSGLLLQTAFRNPLAGPDVFGISSGAGLAVAIVMLAFGGNIALDDLGVGFLGDAGNYAIGGFLAILIAAFIGAMVVMGIITFFSAIVRSHTVLLIIGLMVGYLASSAISLLNFFSTAEGVKSYMVWGMGSFGNVSSQQMMFFIPLTLIALAASLLLVKPLNAMLLGELYAENLGFNIRRLRIVLLIITGLLTAVVTAFCGPIAFIGLATPHIARLIISTENHRRLLPVTMLMGASIALLCNLFCTLPSDGGIIPLNAVTPLFGAPVIIYVLVKRR